The proteins below are encoded in one region of Haladaptatus sp. R4:
- a CDS encoding GNAT family N-acetyltransferase, with protein MPGPTFLRGDRIELRTIEEDDLDFLQGTMNDPTVRRYLGSRSPINGEQEREWFEERASDTDEDHVHLLICRGEEVMGSISLYPKDSTGVNAEIGISLAEGFWGNGYGTEAARLITDFGFRERRHHRVIARVFEGNVGSARIWEKLGFRHEATHVESAFLDGEYVNVDFFAVLEDEWFGRDE; from the coding sequence ATGCCCGGACCTACATTTCTACGTGGCGACCGGATCGAACTCAGAACGATAGAGGAGGACGACTTGGACTTCCTGCAGGGGACGATGAACGATCCGACCGTCCGCCGATACCTCGGTAGCCGCTCGCCCATCAACGGCGAGCAGGAACGGGAATGGTTCGAGGAGCGCGCCTCGGACACCGACGAGGATCACGTCCACCTGCTCATCTGTCGCGGCGAGGAAGTCATGGGGTCGATCAGTCTCTACCCGAAGGATTCGACCGGCGTGAACGCCGAAATCGGTATCTCCCTCGCGGAGGGGTTCTGGGGCAACGGCTACGGAACCGAGGCGGCCCGGCTCATCACCGACTTCGGGTTCCGCGAACGCCGTCACCACCGAGTTATAGCTCGGGTGTTCGAGGGCAACGTCGGTTCCGCTCGTATCTGGGAAAAGCTCGGCTTCCGCCACGAGGCGACCCACGTCGAATCCGCGTTCCTCGACGGCGAGTACGTGAACGTCGATTTCTTCGCCGTCCTCGAAGACGAGTGGTTCGGACGGGACGAGTAG
- a CDS encoding 50S ribosomal protein L40e has translation MASFDAAEKRTLEKMICMRCNARNPQKADKCRKCGYSKLRPKSKEARSA, from the coding sequence ATGGCCAGTTTCGACGCAGCAGAGAAACGAACGCTCGAAAAGATGATTTGCATGCGCTGTAACGCACGCAACCCACAGAAGGCGGACAAATGCCGCAAATGCGGCTACAGCAAGCTCCGCCCGAAGAGCAAGGAAGCGCGCAGCGCATAA
- a CDS encoding DUF367 family protein — translation MNLHVRYEGDDDPKKCTARKLARFDLTELHRSARATPYGIVLNPHAEQALSPADRAETDTLVALDCSWESAERALFEMPGLHRALPFLVAANPVNYGKPFRLNTVEAFAAGLCILGERAQAERILSKFRWGETFLQLNEEPLRRYADCEDSTEVVAVQQEYLDAGEE, via the coding sequence GTGAACCTCCACGTCCGGTACGAGGGTGACGACGACCCGAAGAAGTGTACGGCCCGGAAGCTCGCCCGGTTCGACCTCACGGAACTCCACCGAAGCGCGCGGGCGACGCCGTACGGCATCGTGCTCAATCCGCACGCGGAGCAGGCGCTCTCGCCCGCGGACCGCGCCGAAACGGACACGCTCGTCGCCCTCGACTGCTCGTGGGAGAGCGCCGAGCGGGCGCTGTTCGAGATGCCGGGACTGCACCGTGCACTGCCGTTTCTCGTCGCCGCGAACCCCGTCAACTACGGGAAACCGTTCCGGTTGAACACCGTGGAGGCGTTCGCGGCGGGGCTCTGTATCCTCGGCGAACGTGCGCAGGCCGAGCGAATCCTCTCGAAGTTCAGATGGGGCGAGACGTTTCTCCAACTGAACGAGGAACCGCTCCGCAGATACGCCGACTGCGAGGATTCGACGGAAGTAGTGGCCGTACAGCAGGAATATCTGGACGCCGGGGAGGAGTAG
- a CDS encoding nuclear transport factor 2 family protein, translating into MDSEVVVRAYYDAIDAHDYETFAGLFAPDVVHYRPDRTIEGRDTLVSFMRDDRPNKETSHELSRIAENGGTTVAEGRLLDADGDVLFAFEDDFSLTDGQITEIRTRTR; encoded by the coding sequence ATGGACTCCGAAGTGGTCGTTCGCGCCTACTACGACGCCATCGACGCACACGACTACGAGACGTTCGCCGGACTGTTCGCGCCGGACGTGGTGCACTACCGCCCCGACCGCACCATCGAAGGCCGGGACACGCTCGTCTCGTTCATGCGTGACGACCGACCGAACAAGGAGACGAGCCACGAACTCTCCCGCATCGCCGAAAACGGCGGAACGACGGTTGCCGAGGGTCGGTTGCTCGACGCCGACGGTGACGTGCTGTTCGCCTTCGAAGACGACTTTTCGCTCACCGACGGCCAAATCACCGAAATCCGCACTCGAACTCGTTAA
- a CDS encoding sodium/proline symporter, whose protein sequence is MTPLPIPLQEIPVTDSPYVLLFGGVYLLIVLGIGVWGYLRTESTEDFLITGKSIGTWVLALTAFSVIQSGFGFVGGPELVYSFGTTALWIFFTAPLGFIITWVLLAKRMRLLADIRDVLTLADGMYVRYESAWVRGLTAISVIVGVMAYLATNLAALQYVMRAIFGLSVMWGLLIGAFILLLYSMLGGMIAGVWTDFVQAITMIFGSVFVFAYALSFGGGMSSISHNLATADPAFISPFGAMGAPTATIFTALGWWILFSVGAAGQPHLVTKFYMSRNLKILRWGAPIAAATYAISSLLAFSTGLSMRAMVEAGSTAAPKSASIVGPVFVLNHTPGAVAGLILAALLAAIMSTSDSFLNIGAAAVSRDIPRALGRPIDDDKTELRVTQAALAGLTVASTLIVFYSQTLVGILGTIGWGFFAAAFFAIAALGLNWKGATKEGAIAAILGGLAVNLFYSAVPHIADTAGLSGVSEFIGSLYPFTESFPVGTVALLVAIALFVGVSLITQDRRTVPEDIAVLLEG, encoded by the coding sequence ATGACGCCCCTTCCGATCCCGCTACAGGAGATTCCGGTCACCGACAGTCCGTACGTCCTCCTGTTCGGCGGGGTCTATCTGCTGATCGTGCTGGGAATCGGCGTTTGGGGGTACCTCCGAACGGAGAGCACCGAGGACTTCCTCATCACCGGAAAGAGCATCGGGACGTGGGTGCTCGCGTTGACGGCCTTCTCGGTCATTCAGTCCGGGTTCGGGTTCGTCGGCGGCCCCGAACTCGTCTACTCGTTCGGGACGACGGCGCTGTGGATTTTCTTCACGGCCCCGCTCGGGTTCATCATCACGTGGGTACTCCTCGCCAAGCGAATGCGCCTGTTGGCGGACATCCGCGACGTGTTGACGCTCGCGGACGGGATGTACGTCAGATACGAGAGCGCGTGGGTTCGCGGACTCACAGCAATCTCCGTCATCGTCGGCGTGATGGCGTACTTGGCGACGAACCTCGCCGCGCTCCAGTACGTCATGCGCGCCATCTTCGGCCTGTCGGTGATGTGGGGACTGCTCATCGGCGCGTTCATCCTCCTGCTCTACAGCATGCTCGGCGGCATGATCGCTGGCGTCTGGACCGACTTCGTGCAGGCGATCACGATGATCTTCGGATCGGTGTTCGTCTTCGCCTACGCGCTGTCGTTCGGCGGCGGGATGAGTTCGATTTCGCACAACCTCGCCACCGCCGACCCGGCGTTCATCTCGCCGTTCGGCGCGATGGGCGCACCGACCGCGACCATCTTCACGGCGCTCGGGTGGTGGATCCTGTTCTCGGTCGGCGCGGCCGGACAGCCACATCTGGTCACCAAGTTCTACATGAGCCGCAACCTCAAGATCCTGCGCTGGGGTGCGCCCATCGCGGCGGCGACGTACGCGATTTCGAGCCTCCTCGCGTTCTCGACCGGACTGTCGATGCGCGCGATGGTCGAAGCCGGTTCGACCGCCGCCCCGAAGAGCGCCTCCATCGTCGGCCCCGTCTTCGTCCTCAACCACACGCCCGGCGCGGTGGCCGGACTGATCCTGGCGGCGCTGCTCGCGGCCATCATGAGCACGAGCGACTCGTTCCTCAACATCGGCGCGGCGGCGGTCTCCCGCGACATCCCGCGGGCGCTCGGCCGACCCATCGACGACGACAAGACGGAGCTTCGGGTGACGCAGGCCGCGCTGGCCGGTCTCACCGTCGCATCGACGCTCATCGTCTTCTACTCGCAGACGCTGGTCGGGATTCTCGGCACCATCGGCTGGGGGTTCTTCGCGGCGGCGTTCTTCGCCATCGCGGCCCTCGGCCTGAACTGGAAGGGCGCGACGAAGGAGGGTGCGATCGCCGCCATCCTCGGCGGGTTGGCAGTCAACCTGTTCTACAGCGCCGTGCCGCACATCGCCGATACCGCAGGGCTCTCGGGCGTCAGCGAGTTCATCGGGAGCCTCTACCCGTTCACCGAATCGTTCCCGGTCGGAACGGTGGCGCTGTTGGTCGCCATCGCACTGTTCGTCGGCGTCTCGCTGATAACGCAGGACAGACGGACCGTCCCGGAGGATATCGCCGTCCTGCTGGAGGGATAG
- a CDS encoding helix-turn-helix domain-containing protein has product MISVTMDMVQYDCPYIDVTDETDVSFHTMHWDFNTAKQKLETRILVQGDDRGALTNGLGALQEHDRMLEFELLSRRGDTAVIKSFIGQTNAMRTIREHDGYITGPFQIRDGSELWSVGFDTADNTDNALSELEDGNDVRVESRNATSFEEYLDVIQHLGAAKNVIDGCRELSETERDTLTKAVEGGYFQTPRRATLGMLADEFDISKTATSNNLRRAEGKLLERVVSVLPEVDSEDALIGK; this is encoded by the coding sequence ATGATTTCGGTAACGATGGACATGGTGCAGTACGACTGTCCGTACATCGACGTGACGGACGAGACGGACGTCTCGTTTCACACCATGCACTGGGACTTCAACACCGCCAAGCAGAAGTTGGAGACGAGGATTCTCGTGCAGGGGGACGACCGGGGGGCGCTGACGAACGGCCTCGGCGCGCTCCAGGAACACGACCGAATGCTGGAGTTCGAACTGCTCTCGCGGCGGGGTGACACGGCAGTCATCAAGTCCTTCATCGGCCAGACGAACGCGATGCGAACGATCCGCGAACACGACGGCTACATCACCGGGCCGTTTCAGATCCGCGACGGGAGCGAACTGTGGAGCGTCGGGTTCGACACCGCCGACAACACGGACAACGCCCTCTCGGAGTTGGAAGACGGGAACGACGTCCGCGTCGAGAGTCGAAACGCCACGTCGTTCGAGGAGTACCTCGACGTGATCCAGCACCTCGGCGCGGCGAAAAACGTCATCGACGGCTGTCGGGAACTCTCCGAAACGGAGCGCGATACGCTCACGAAAGCCGTCGAAGGGGGATACTTTCAGACACCCCGGCGCGCGACGCTCGGCATGTTGGCCGACGAGTTCGATATCTCGAAGACGGCGACCTCGAACAACCTGCGACGTGCCGAGGGGAAACTCCTCGAACGCGTCGTCAGTGTCCTCCCCGAGGTCGATTCCGAGGACGCGCTGATCGGCAAGTAA